A genomic region of Oryza glaberrima chromosome 1, OglaRS2, whole genome shotgun sequence contains the following coding sequences:
- the LOC127779350 gene encoding probable anion transporter 3, chloroplastic codes for MAPPGQLLPLARSLLPLSAPPFVSGRRRRLPTLVLGRALPPPTWLPHGRLPPAHPLPFAPPRRLSRPPPPATSLPGASPGGGAEAQAVLAEFVTSERVKVAAMLGLALALCNADRVVMSVAIVPLSQAYGWTPSFAGVVQSSFLWGYLVSPIIGGALVDYYGGKRVMAYGVALWSLATFLSPWAAARSLWLFLSTRVLLGMAEGVALPSMNNMVLRWFPRTERSSAVGIAMAGFQLGNTIGLLLSPIIMSRAGIFGPFVIFGLFGFLWVLVWISAISGTPGENAQISAHELDYITRGQKLVKTQSGGERLRKVPPFSKLLSKWPTWALISANAMHSWGYFVILSWMPVYFKTIYHVNLREAAWFSALPWVMMALLGYVAGVVSDRLIQNGTSITLTRKIMQTIGFVGPGVALLGLNAAKSPVIASAWLTIAVGLKSFGHSGFLVNLQEIAPQYAGVLHGMSNTAGTFAAILGTVGAGFFVDRMGSFRGFLILTSLLYFSSTLFWDIFATGERVDFDGTG; via the exons ATGGCTCCTCCGGGCCAACTGCTCCCCTTGGCCCGCTCGCTCCTGCCCCTTTCCGCTCCTCCCTtcgtctccggccgccgccgccgcctccctacTCTGGTCCTCGGCAGGGCGCTACCTCCGCCTACATGGCTGCCGCacggccgcctcccgccggcgcaTCCACTTCCCTTTGCGCCTCCCCGGCGTCTGTCcaggccgcctcctcccgctacGTCGCTTCCTGGGGCTTCGCCCGGCGGCGGAGCCGAGGCCCAGGCGGTGTTGGCGGAGTTCGTGACGTCCGAGAGGGTGAAGGTGGCGGCGATGCTGGGGCTGGCTCTCGCGCTCTGCAACGCCGACCGCGTCGTCATGTCCGTCGCCATCGTGCCGCTGTCGCAGGCGTACGGATGGACCCCGTCCTTCGCCGGCGTCGTGCAG TCATCCTTCCTTTGGGGTTATCTGGTGTCACCAATAATTGGTGGAGCACTGGTCGACTACTATGGCGGAAAGCGAGTTATGGCTTATGGTGTGGCTCTATGGTCCTTGGCTACATTCCTCTCCCCTTGGGCAGCTGCTCGCTCTCTCTGGTTGTTCCTCTCAACTAGAGTTCTGCTGGGTATGGCAGAAGGGGTGGCACTCCCAAGTATGAACAACATGGTGTTGAG GTGGTTTCCTCGCACAGAGCGATCAAGTGCTGTCGGGATTGCAATGGCTGGTTTTCAGCTTGGCAATACCATTGGTTTACTTCTTTCCCCTATCATCATGTCACGAGCTGGAATTTTTGGACCATTTGTGATATTTGGATTATTTGGATTTCTATGGGTGTTGGTGTGGATATCTGCTATATCAGGGACTCCAGGTGAAAATGCACAAATATCAGCACATGAACTAGATTATATAACCAGGGGTCagaaattggtaaaaactcaatCTGGAGGTGAAAGATTACGAAAGGTCCCTCCTTTCAGCAAGCTACTCTCTAAATGGCCAACATGGGCTTTAATTTCTGCAAATGCTATGCATAGTTGG GGTTATTTTGTCATTCTTTCATGGATGCCAGTGTATTTCAAAACA ATATATCATGTTAATCTGAGAGAAGCTGCATGGTTTAGTGCACTCCCCTGGGTCATGATGGCACTTTTAGGCTATGTTGCTGGTGTTGTATCAGACAGGCTTATCCAAAATGGTACAAGCATCACTTTGACTCGGAAGATAATGCAG ACAATTGGCTTTGTGGGTCCTGGTGTGGCTCTTCTTGGACTAAATGCAGCAAAGAGTCCAGTCATCGCTTCTGCTTGGCTTACTATCGCTGTAGGTTTGAAGTCCTTTGGTCACTCAGGTTTTCTAGTAAATCTTCAG GAGATTGCTCCACAATATGCTGGAGTGCTACATG GAATGTCAAATACAGCTGGAACATTTGCTGCCATTTTAGGAACTGTTGGAGCAGGTTTCTTTGTCGATCGGATGGGTTCTTTCCGTGGATTTTTAATATTAACATCTCTTCTATACTTCAGTAGCACACTGTTCTGGGATATATTTGCTACTGGAGAGCGTGTTGATTTTGATGGCACTGGCTAG
- the LOC127779357 gene encoding calmodulin-binding receptor-like cytoplasmic kinase 2 isoform X2: protein MQAGRRGASSTSQGRESTSFNHEFQSDPGFSWTSTYAARSPPKVSKNGKSSRSFWEVVDTITGGCTSCFAPRQSKIKEGHVKPSNDGHDISISSISRISSASSTSTNTSRQRGDDSQKKSWQEQCSFQEICMATSNFSEQNRIGLGNFGTVYKGKLRDGSIIAVKRATKNMYDRHLSEEFRSEIQTLSKVEHLNLVKFLGYLEHEDERLILVEYVNNGSLREHLDGLRGEPLEFSQRLNIAIDIVHAVSYLHGYTDHPIIHRDIKSSNILLTDQLRAKVADFGFARLAPDNTEATHVSTMVKGTAGYVDPEYMRTNQLTDRSDVYSFGVLLVELLTGRRPIERGRGRHQRLTTQWALRKCRDGDAVVAMDARMRRTSAVVAAMEKVMALAAECTVPDRAARPAMRRCAEVLWSIRRDFQHEQQRATAAAAAGARGKRHDGSTYGPSITSLKE from the exons ATGCAAGCAGGACGCCGCGGGGCATCAAGCACCAGCCAAGGGAGAGAGTCTACTAGTTTCAACCATGAGTTTCAGTCAGATCCTGGGTTCTCCTGGACATCCACCTATGCAGCTCGTTCCCCCCCTAAGGTTAGCAAGAATGGCAAAAGCTCAAGATCATTCTGGGAGGTAGTTGACACAATTACAGGGGGATGCACAAGCTGTTTTGCTCCTCGTCAATCCAAAATCAAGGAAGGACATGTCAAGCCCTCAAACGATGGCCATGATATTTCTATTAGTTCAA TCTCAAGAATCTCGTCAGCAAGTAGCACAAGCACTAATACATCCAGACAGAGAGGCGATGACAGTCAAAAGAAGTCATGGCAAGAACAATGCTCATTTCAGGAAATTTGTATGGCTACTTCAAACTTCAGTGAACAAAACAGAATTGGGCTAGGAAATTTTGGCACTGTATATAAGGGGAAGCTCAGGGATGGATCCATCATAGCTGTAAAGAGAGCAACTAAG AATATGTATGACAGGCACCTATCTGAAGAGTTCAGAAGTGAAATACAGACATTGTCAAAGGTTGAGCATTTAAACTTGGTGAAGTTTCTTGGGTACCTAGAACATGAGGATGAACGCCTAATTCTGGTTGAGTATGTCAACAATGGATCACTTCGTGAACACTTGGATG GATTGCGAGGAGAACCATTGGAATTTTCGCAGCGTCTCAACATCGCTATTGACATAGTTCATGCTGTCTCGTACTTACATGGATATACAG ACCATCCAATCATCCACCGTGACATCAAGTCATCCAACATTCTCCTAACTGATCAACTTAGAGCAAAGGTGGCCGATTTCGGCTTCGCACGGCTAGCGCCTGACAACACTGAAGCAACGCACGTCTCAACAATGGTGAAGGGCACTGCAGGATACGTAGACCCAGAGTACATGCGGACGAACCAACTCACCGACCGCAGCGACGTCTACTCCTTCGGCGTCCTCCTCGTGGAGCTCCTCACCGGCCGACGCCCCATcgagcgcggccgcggccgccaccaacGCCTCACCACGCAATGG GCGCTGCGGAAGTGCCGGGACGGCGacgcggtggtggcgatggaCGCCCGGATGCGGAGGACcagcgcggtggtggcggccatggAGAAAGTGATGGCGCTGGCGGCCGAGTGCACCGTGCCGGACCGCGCGGCGCGCCCTGCCATGCGGCGTTGCGCCGAGGTCCTCTGGTCCATCCGGCGCGACTTCCAGCACGAGCAgcagcgcgccaccgccgccgccgccgcaggcgccAGAGGGAAGCGGCACGACGGCTCCACGTACGGGCCGTCGATCACGAGCCTGAAGGAGTAG
- the LOC127779357 gene encoding calmodulin-binding receptor-like cytoplasmic kinase 2 isoform X1 has protein sequence MQAGRRGASSTSQGRESTSFNHEFQSDPGFSWTSTYAARSPPKVSKNGKSSRSFWEVVDTITGGCTSCFAPRQSKIKEGHVKPSNDGHDISISSIVSRISSASSTSTNTSRQRGDDSQKKSWQEQCSFQEICMATSNFSEQNRIGLGNFGTVYKGKLRDGSIIAVKRATKNMYDRHLSEEFRSEIQTLSKVEHLNLVKFLGYLEHEDERLILVEYVNNGSLREHLDGLRGEPLEFSQRLNIAIDIVHAVSYLHGYTDHPIIHRDIKSSNILLTDQLRAKVADFGFARLAPDNTEATHVSTMVKGTAGYVDPEYMRTNQLTDRSDVYSFGVLLVELLTGRRPIERGRGRHQRLTTQWALRKCRDGDAVVAMDARMRRTSAVVAAMEKVMALAAECTVPDRAARPAMRRCAEVLWSIRRDFQHEQQRATAAAAAGARGKRHDGSTYGPSITSLKE, from the exons ATGCAAGCAGGACGCCGCGGGGCATCAAGCACCAGCCAAGGGAGAGAGTCTACTAGTTTCAACCATGAGTTTCAGTCAGATCCTGGGTTCTCCTGGACATCCACCTATGCAGCTCGTTCCCCCCCTAAGGTTAGCAAGAATGGCAAAAGCTCAAGATCATTCTGGGAGGTAGTTGACACAATTACAGGGGGATGCACAAGCTGTTTTGCTCCTCGTCAATCCAAAATCAAGGAAGGACATGTCAAGCCCTCAAACGATGGCCATGATATTTCTATTAGTTCAA TAGTCTCAAGAATCTCGTCAGCAAGTAGCACAAGCACTAATACATCCAGACAGAGAGGCGATGACAGTCAAAAGAAGTCATGGCAAGAACAATGCTCATTTCAGGAAATTTGTATGGCTACTTCAAACTTCAGTGAACAAAACAGAATTGGGCTAGGAAATTTTGGCACTGTATATAAGGGGAAGCTCAGGGATGGATCCATCATAGCTGTAAAGAGAGCAACTAAG AATATGTATGACAGGCACCTATCTGAAGAGTTCAGAAGTGAAATACAGACATTGTCAAAGGTTGAGCATTTAAACTTGGTGAAGTTTCTTGGGTACCTAGAACATGAGGATGAACGCCTAATTCTGGTTGAGTATGTCAACAATGGATCACTTCGTGAACACTTGGATG GATTGCGAGGAGAACCATTGGAATTTTCGCAGCGTCTCAACATCGCTATTGACATAGTTCATGCTGTCTCGTACTTACATGGATATACAG ACCATCCAATCATCCACCGTGACATCAAGTCATCCAACATTCTCCTAACTGATCAACTTAGAGCAAAGGTGGCCGATTTCGGCTTCGCACGGCTAGCGCCTGACAACACTGAAGCAACGCACGTCTCAACAATGGTGAAGGGCACTGCAGGATACGTAGACCCAGAGTACATGCGGACGAACCAACTCACCGACCGCAGCGACGTCTACTCCTTCGGCGTCCTCCTCGTGGAGCTCCTCACCGGCCGACGCCCCATcgagcgcggccgcggccgccaccaacGCCTCACCACGCAATGG GCGCTGCGGAAGTGCCGGGACGGCGacgcggtggtggcgatggaCGCCCGGATGCGGAGGACcagcgcggtggtggcggccatggAGAAAGTGATGGCGCTGGCGGCCGAGTGCACCGTGCCGGACCGCGCGGCGCGCCCTGCCATGCGGCGTTGCGCCGAGGTCCTCTGGTCCATCCGGCGCGACTTCCAGCACGAGCAgcagcgcgccaccgccgccgccgccgcaggcgccAGAGGGAAGCGGCACGACGGCTCCACGTACGGGCCGTCGATCACGAGCCTGAAGGAGTAG